In the genome of Candidatus Palauibacter australiensis, one region contains:
- a CDS encoding putative toxin-antitoxin system toxin component, PIN family has protein sequence MTPVRTVLDTNVLVSALLFPKGTVSWLRDAWRSGAILPLASRDTVSELVRVLCYPKFRLAAAEREELLADYLPYCESVDIGEPPPVPECRDPFDRIFLQVSVAGCADALVTGDEDLLALAPAFPVAILTPRAFAKRLSD, from the coding sequence ATGACGCCGGTCCGCACGGTTCTCGATACCAACGTCCTCGTATCCGCGCTTCTCTTCCCGAAGGGAACCGTATCCTGGCTGCGTGACGCGTGGCGGTCGGGGGCGATTCTGCCGCTCGCGAGCCGCGACACCGTATCGGAACTGGTCCGCGTACTGTGCTATCCGAAGTTCCGCCTCGCCGCAGCGGAGCGCGAGGAACTGCTGGCGGACTATCTGCCCTACTGCGAATCGGTCGATATCGGTGAACCGCCACCCGTCCCGGAGTGCCGCGACCCCTTCGATCGGATCTTCCTCCAGGTGTCGGTGGCAGGGTGCGCCGACGCGCTGGTCACGGGCGACGAAGACCTGCTCGCTCTCGCCCCGGCCTTTCCGGTGGCGATTCTCACGCCGCGGGCCTTTGCCAAGCGGCTGTCGGATTGA
- a CDS encoding AbrB/MazE/SpoVT family DNA-binding domain-containing protein has protein sequence MLAKLTSKNQLTLPKAVISGFPNTEYFDVTEENGRIVLTPVRLTRADAVRAKLAELRLSDADVADAVAWARRAE, from the coding sequence ATGCTCGCCAAGCTGACATCCAAGAACCAGTTGACGCTTCCCAAGGCCGTGATCTCGGGTTTTCCGAACACGGAGTACTTCGATGTCACCGAGGAGAATGGACGCATCGTGCTGACGCCGGTGCGGCTGACGCGGGCCGACGCGGTGCGGGCAAAGCTGGCCGAACTGAGGTTGTCCGATGCCGACGTGGCGGACGCCGTCGCGTGGGCCCGTCGGGCTGAATGA